One Lagenorhynchus albirostris chromosome 8, mLagAlb1.1, whole genome shotgun sequence genomic region harbors:
- the MIOS gene encoding GATOR complex protein MIOS — MSGTKPDILWAPHQVDRFVVCDSELSLYHVESTVNSEFKAGSLRLSEDSAATLLSINSETPYMKCVAWYLNYDPECLLAVGQANGRVVLTSLGQDHNSKFKDLIGKEFVPKHARQCNTLAWNPLDSNWLAAGLDKHRADFSVLIWDICSKYTPDIVPMEKVRLSAGETEATLLVTKPLYELGQNDACLSLCWLPRDQKLLLAGMHRNLAIFDLRNTSQKMFVNTKAVQGVTVDPYFHDRVASFYEGQVAIWDLRKFEKPVLTLTEQPKPLTKVAWCPTRTGLLATLTRDSNIIRLYDMQHTPTPIGDETEPTIIERSVQPCDNYIASFAWHPTSQNRMIVVTPNRTMSDFTVFERISLAWSPITSLMWACGRHLYECAEEENDNSLEKDIATKMRLRALSRYGLDTEQVWRNHILAGNEDLQLKSLWYTLHFMKQYTEDMDQKSPGNKGSLVYSGIKSIVKSSLGMVESSRHNWSGLDKQTDIQNLNEERILALQLCGWIKKGTDVDVGPFLNSLVQEGEWERAAAVALFNLDIRRAIQILNEGASSEKGDLNLNVVAMALSGYTDEKNSLWREMCSTLRLQLNNPYLCVMFAFLTSETGSYDGVLYENKVAVRDRVAFACKFLSDSQLNRYIEKLTNEMKEAGNLEGILLTGLTKDGVDLMESYVDRTGDVQTASYCMLQGSPLDVLKDERVQYWIENYRNLLDAWRFWHKRAEFDIHRSKLDPSSKPLAQVFVSCNFCGKSISYSCSTVPHQGRGFSQYGVSGSPTKSKVTSCPGCRKPLPRCALCLINMGTPVSSCPGGSKSDEKVDLSKDKKLAQFNNWFTWCHNCRHGGHAGHMLSWFRDHAECPVSACTCKCMQLDTTGNLVPAETVQP, encoded by the exons ATGAGTGGTACCAAACCTGATATATTGTGGGCACCACACCAGGTTGATAGATTTGTTGTATGTGACTCAGAACTTAGCCTTTATCACGTGGAATCTACTGTGAATTCAGAATTCAAAGCTGGATCTCTACGTTTATCTGAAGACTCTGCAGCTACGTTACTCTCAATAAATTCAGAAACACCCTATATGAAATGTGTTGCCTGGTATCTCAATTATGATCCTGAATGTCTCCTAGCAGTTGGACAAGCAAATGGTAGAGTTGTACTTACAAGTCTTGGTCAAGATCATAACTCAAAGTTCAAAGATTTGATAGGAAAAGAGTTTGTTCCAAAACATGCACGACAATGCAATACTCTTGCATGGAATCCATTGGATAGTAACTGGCTTGCTGCTGGTCTAGATAAACATAGAGCTGACTTTTCAGTGCTGATTTGGGACATCTGCAGCAAATACACGCCTGATATAGTTCCCATGGAGAAAGTAAGACTTTCGGCAGGTGAAACTGAAGCAACATTATTAGTAACAAAACCACTTTATGAATTAGGACAGAATGATGCTTGTCTCTCTCTTTGTTGGCTTCCACGAGACCAGAAACTTCTCCTTGCTGGTATGCATCGTAACCTAGCCATTTTTGATCTTCGGAATACAAGCCAAAAGATGTTTGTGAATACAAAAGCTGTTCAGGGCGTGACAGTAGACCCATACTTCCATGATCGTGTTGCTTCCTTTTATGAAGGTCAGGTTGCAATATGGGATCTTAGGAAATTTGAGAAGCCAGTTTTGACTTTGACTGAGCAACCAAAGCCCTTAACAAAAGTAGCATGGTGTCCAACTAGGACTGGTCTGCTTGCCACTTTAACAAGGGATAGTAATATTATTAGATTATATGATATGCAGCACACACCCACTCCCATTGGAGAtgaaactgaacccacaataATTGAAAGAAGTGTGCAACCTTGTGACAATTACATTGCCTCCTTTGCTTGGCATCCAACAAGTCAAAATCGAATGATAGTTGTAACTCCCAACCGAACAATGTCTGACTTCACTGTTTTTGAAAGGATCTCTCTTGCCTGGAGCCCAATTACATCTTTAATGTGGGCTTGTGGTCGTCATTTGTATGAATGTGcggaagaagaaaatgataattctTTAGAAAAAGATATAGCAACGAAGATGCGCCTTCGGGCTTTATCAAGGTACGGACTTGATACAGAACAGGTGTGGAGAAACCATATTTTAGCGGGAAATGAAGATCTACAGCTCAAGTCACTCTGGTATACTCTGCACT TTATGAAGCAGTATACAGAAGATATGGATCAGAAATCTCCAGGCAACAAAGGATCATTGGTTTATTCAGGAATTAAATCAATTGTAAAATCATCTTTGG gaatGGTAGAAAGCAGCAGACACAATTGGAGTGGGTTGGATAAGCAAACTGATATTCAGAATTTAAATGAAGAGAGAATCTTAGCTTTACAGCTTTGTGGGTGGATAAAGAAAGGAACGGATGTCGACGTGGGGCCATTTTTGAACTCCCTTGTACAAGAAGGGGAATGGGAGAGAGCTGCCGCTGTGGCATTGTTCAACTTGGATATTCGACGAGCAATCCAGATCCTGAATGAAGGGGCATCTTCAGAAAAAG GTGATCTGAATCTTAATGTGGTAGCAATGGCTTTATCGGGTTATACAGATGAGAAGAACTCACTTTGGAGAGAAATGTGCAGCACTTTACGATTACAGTTAAACAACCCGTATCTGTGTGTCAtgtttgcatttctgacaagtgAAACAGGATCTTATGATGGAGTATTG tATGAAAACAAAGTTGCGGTACGTGACAGAGTGGCATTTGCTTGTAAATTTCTTAGTGATAGTCAG TTAAATAGGTACATCGAAAAGTTGACCAATGAAATGAAAGAGGCTGGAAATTTGGAAGGAATACTGCTTACAGGCCTTACTAAAGATGGAGTGGACTTAATGGAGAGTTATGTTGACCGAACTGGAGATGTACAAACAGCAAGTTACTGCATGTTACAG ggCTCTCCCTTAGATGTTCTTAAAGATGAAAGAGTTCAGTACTGGATTGAGAATTATAGAAATTTATTAGATGCCTGGAGGTTTTGGCACAAACGAGCTGAATTTGATATTCACAGGAGTAAGTTGGATCCCAGTTCTAAGCCTTTAGCACAG gTGTTTGTGAGTTGCAATTTTTGTGGAAAGTCTATCTCCTACAGCTGCTCAACTGTGCCCCATCAGGGCAGAGGTTTTAGTCAGTATGGTGTCAGTGGCTCACCAACAAAATCTAAAGTCACAAGTTGCCCTGGCTGTCGAAAACCCCTTCCTCGATGTGCACTTTGCCTCATCAATATGGGAACACCTGTTTCTAGTTGTCCTG GAGGCTCCAAATCAGATGAAAAAGTAGACTTGAGCAAAGACAAAAAATTAGCTCAGTTTAACAACTGGTTTACATGGTGTCACAATTGCAGACACGGTGGGCATGCTGGACACATGCTTAGTTGGTTCAG GGATCATGCCGAGTGTCCTGTGTCTGCATGCACGTGTAAATGTATGCAGTTGGATACAACAGGGAATCTGGTACCTGCAGAGACTGTCCAGCCATAA